A region from the Fusarium graminearum PH-1 chromosome 4, whole genome shotgun sequence genome encodes:
- a CDS encoding polyadenylation factor subunit 2 — translation MAYEPRGDHGGGGGGQGQDGAFVKVRGRRPVTDYGATITHWQHDRAPGYKGGYTGEAERPSASYIVDMLPPAARVTKAADSIPIKHLHSSLNKIKHPINVVRWTPEGRRLLTASTSGEFTLWNGTGFNFETIMQAHDSAIRALEYSHSDDWLISADHDGAVKYWQPNFNNVQSINAHTDPIRDLAFSPSDSKFVTASDDSTLKIFDFALGQMESKLEGHGWDAKSVDWHPTKGLLVSGSKDHLVKLWDPRTSRCLTTLHGHKSTITKVLFEKVRGACLATSARDQTARVFDLRMMRDICLLKGHEKDISTLTWHPVHPNLLSTGGMDGSLFHYLLDSPNPPPGQSFTVAPYDSPDPTTVPAQSVWPTHKVPYAHDYAIWSLDWHPLGHILASGSNDRITRFWSRARPGDAEVFQDRYHIGEAAAEAQGTWDRRGGRRQRQEEEQQEMEDEMDALVDQDAPKAGVPGLPGIPGLPLGGLPGLGSAVPPPPIPGVGAGGPPPPLPFPLPGLNGSLPPPPLPGLDPNNPPDPAQLLELMKKAGVPLPPPGALPPGLLPPGGIPPPPGGFGMPIPPPPMSALEAEKAENVRRRAPLPSQEDSLRHEQRQGKYTRAR, via the exons ATGGCCTATGAGCCTCGTGGTGATcatggcggcggcggtggaggtcaaggccaagatggagcATTCGTCAAAGTCAGGGGACGAC GACCTGTGACTGACTATGGTGCTACTATCACACATTGGCAGCACGATCGTGCCCCTGGCTACAAGGGAGGCTATACTGGCGAAGCTGAGAGGCCTAGCGCCAGCTACATAGTTGAT ATGCTCCCCCCTGCAGCTCGAGTCACAAAAGCCGCCGACAGCATTCCCATCAAACACCTTCACTCTTCCCTGAATAAAATTAAGCATCCCATCAACGTGGTGCGATGGACACCGGAAGGCCGAAGATTATTAACAGCGTCAACTAGTGGCGAGTTTACTCTGTGGAATGGTACTGGTTTCAATTTCGAAACTATTATGCAGGCTCACGATTCTGCTATTCGAGCTCTCGAGTACTCCCACAGTGACGATTGGCTTATTTCAGCTGACCACGATGGTGCTGTCAAGTACTGGCAACCAAACTTCAACAATGTCCAGAGTATCAACGCGCATACAGATCCCATCCGAGATCTTGCCTTTAGCCCAAGTGACTCGAAATTCGTCACTGCCAGTGATGACTCAACCCTCAAGATCTTCGACTTTGCCTTGGGACAGATGGAATCGAAGCTCGAGGGCCACGGATGGGATGCCAAGAGTGTGGATTGGCATCCAACAAAGGGCTTACTGGTGTCTGGTTCCAAAGATCATCTTGTGAAGCTTTGGGATCCTCGAACTAGTCGCTGTCTAACAACTTTGCACGGCCACAAGAgtaccatcaccaaagtaCTGTTTGAAAAGGTCCGGGGTGCCTGTCTGGCAACATCCGCGAGAGATCAGACTGCACGCGTATTCGATCTTCGCATGATGCGAGACATCTGTTTGCTTAAGGGCCACGAGAAGGACATCTCTACTCTTACATGGCATCCTGTCCACCCTAATCTTCTCAGCACTGGTGGTATGGACGGTTCGCTCTTCCACTACCTCCTCGACTCTCCCAACCCACCTCCTGGCCAATCCTTTACTGTCGCACCTTATGACAGCCCCGACCCGACCACAGTACCTGCGCAGTCAGTGTGGCCGACGCACAAGGTCCCGTATGCGCACGACTATGCCATCTGGTCATTAGACTGGCATCCTCTTGGTCATATCCTAGCCTCAGGTTCGAACGATCGCATAACGCGCTTCTGGAGCCGAGCTCGACCAGGCGACGCGGAAGTTTTCCAGGATCGCTATCACATTGGCGAAGCGGCTGCCGAAGCCCAAGGAACATGGGATCGCCGCGGTGGTCgtcgacaacgacaagaagaggagcagcaggagatggaagacgagatggatgcCTTGGTCGACCAAGACGCCCCGAAAGCCGGCGTTCCTGGCCTGCCTGGTATTCCTGGTCTTCCCCTTGGTGGATTACCCGGCCTTGGATCAGCTGTACCGCCGCCTCCTATTCCTGGTGTCGGTGCGGGTGgccctccaccacctctaCCATTTCCCTTGCCCGGACTCAACGGCAGTCTTCCACCGCCACCTCTGCCCGGTCTGGATCCCAACAACCCCCCAGACCCAGCTCAACTGCTTGagctgatgaagaaggccgGCGTACCCCTACCACCACCTGGAGCGCTGCCCCCAGGTCTTCTACCACCCGGCGGTATACCTCCACCACCAGGGGGCTTCGGCATGCCGatccctcctcctcccatgtctgctcttgaggctgaaAAGGCAGAGAATGTTCGGCGAAGAGCTCCTTTACCTAGTCAAGAAGATAGTTTGCGGCACGAACAACGACAGGGAAAATATACGAGGGCGAGATAG